One Sphaeramia orbicularis chromosome 21, fSphaOr1.1, whole genome shotgun sequence DNA window includes the following coding sequences:
- the maip1 gene encoding m-AAA protease-interacting protein 1, mitochondrial, producing MALPMFRGCCRLPVTSSINRLFLQERFSVSLAGRTRLLPFLAPGVVAAAAAVRPYSSDQQKQKQNVVVVGIPNPFIWFRTRIYYFLIRAYFDKEFTIEEFTEGAKQAFSHVSRLLSRCQFEALEGLVAKDLIGKLEEKCNLLPLNHKKALSAEPDEIMYTTPGDVGIYYDDNGRKFVSILMRFWYLTNAHLPEDTVEGARIFQIAIGEGEAETKRLLTANYEFQREFTKGVAPDWTITRIEHSKLLD from the exons ATGGCGCTGCCCATGTTCAGAGGTTGTTGTCGGTTGCCAGTGACTTCTAGTATTAATCGTTTATTCCTTCAGGAGCGGTTCTCCGTTAGTCTAGCCGGCAGGACCCGGCTCCTGCCCTTTTTAGCTCCGGGTGTCGTAGCGGCGGCGGCTGCGGTCCGTCCGTACAGCTCcgaccaacaaaaacaaaaacagaatgtgGTCGTGGTCGGCATCCCGAACCCTTTCATCTGGTTCCGCACCAGGATTTACTATTTTCTGATCAGGGCTTACTTCGATAAGGAGTTCACCATTGAGGAGTTCACGGAGGGAGCCAAACAG GCCTTCTCTCATGTCTCCAGACTGCTGTCACGGTGTCAGTTCGAAGCCCTCGAGGGGCTCGTTGCTAAAGAT CTGATTGGAAAGCTAGAGGAAAAGTGCAACTTGTTGCCTTTGAACCATAAGAAAGCCCTGTCTGCAGAACCAGATGAGATTATGTATACAACGCCTGGAGACGTGGGCATTTACTATGACGATAACG GGAGAAAGTTTGTGAGTATTCTGATGCGGTTTTGGTATCTGACAAATGCACATCTTCCTGAGGACACTGTAGAGGGAGCTCGGATCTTCCAAATAGCCATCGGGGAGGGAGAAGCAGAAACAAAGAGACTGCTGACGGCAAACTATGA GTTTCAAAGGGAATTCACTAAAGGAGTGGCACCAGACTGGACCATTACGAGGATAGAACACTCCAAACTTTTGGATTAA
- the tyw5 gene encoding tRNA wybutosine-synthesizing protein 5 gives MEVQEKVPVQTFMGVDRDVFLRDIYPKRRPAVLRGVCLGPCLDKWTAEYLVQKGGDMEVKVHVSTVPEMDFLHKNFVYKTLPFSEFVKRASEKKHTEFFLSEDESYYLRSLGEDVRKDPADLHKQFPGLAEDFYIPQFFESNQFFSSVFRISSCGLQLWTHYDVMDNLLAQVTGTKRVVLYSPQDALHLYLSGDKSEVLNIDSPDLDQYPEFMKAKRYECVLEPGDLLFIPALWFHNTLALQFGVGVNVFWRHLPADSYDKRDPYGNKDPLAATRALQALERALHTLDELPPEYRDFYGRRMIQRIQKRTHCDMNAHEQSTSTLPSSDTKPG, from the exons ATGGAGGTCCAGGAAAAAGTGCCCGTTCAGACGTTCATGGGAGTTGACAGGGACGTGTTCCTACGAGACATTTATCCAAAG CGCAGACCAGCTGTGCTCAGAGGGGTGTGTCTGGGACCGTGTCTAGATAAATGGACCGCAGAGTATCTGGTCCAGAAAGGAGGGGACATGGAAGTGAAGGTTCATGTGTCCACAGTGCCAGAGATGGACTTCCTTCACAAAAACTTTGTGTACAA GACTCTGCCTTTCAGTGAGTTTGTAAAGAGGGCGTCTGAGAAGAAACACACAGAGTTCTTCTTGAGTGAG GATGAGAGTTATTATCTACGATCACTGGGAGAGGATGTCAGAAAG GATCCTGCAGATCTGCACAAACAGTTCCCCGGCTTGGCAGAGGATTTTTACATCCCACAGTTCTTTGAGTCAAATCAGTTTTTCTCCAGTGTCTTCCGGATCAGCTCCTGTGGACTGCAGCTCTGGACACATTATGAT GTAATGGATAACCTACTGGCTCAGGTGACAGGCACGAAGAGAGTGGTCCTCTACAGCCCCCAAGATGCATTGCACCTCTACTTGTCAG GTGATAAATCAGAGGTCCTGAACATCGACTCACCAGATCTAGATCAGTATCCTGAGTTTATGAAGGCAAAGAGATACGAGTGTGTGTTAGAGCCTGGAGACCTGCTTTTTATACCAG CCCTGTGGTTCCATAACACTCTGGCGCTGCAGTTTGGTGTGGGAGTGAATGTGTTCTGGCGCCATCTACCTGCAGACAGTTACGACAAGAGGGACCCCTACGGTAACAAAGACCCCTTGGCTGCGACTCGAGCCCTTCAGGCTTTAGAACGAGCACTGCACACTCTGGACGAACTTCCGCCTGAATATCGGGACTTCTACGGCCGCAGGATGATTCAGCGCATCCAAAAGCGGACACACTGTGACATGAACGCACATGAACAAAGCACTAGCACGTTACCCAGCTCAGACACCAAACCTGGATGA